The nucleotide window TCTCCTGTGACCGCGCCGCCCTGGACTAGCGGCTCAGGCTTAGCGACGATGACGCCGACCTCTCGTGGGGTTGGCCCAGTCGGTCTGCTCTCATCGCTGCATGATCCGAGACCGATGGCGCATATGATCGCTGTGGCGACCAGAATGGTTCTCATAGTTGACCTCTTGCTCTCAACGGCCGCTCCTATATAATTGACTGACGGATTAGTCAATGAAACTTTGTGCCGCAGGGACGAGGGCGTGCGCAACAAGGCAGGCGAGGCAAATGGCAGCTCAGAAGAAGATCACACGCGCGGAACAGAAAGCGCTACGGCCCATCCAGATTCTCGATGCCGCCTTCGAGGAATTCGTGAGAAGCGGTTTCACCGGCACGCGCGTCGAAGACATCGCCGACAGGGTCGGCGTCACCAAGGGTACGGTGTACGTCTACTTCGAGACGAAGGAGAAGCTTTTCGAAGCAATGATCAACCACTTCTCCGTGCCGTTTCAGGAACTGCTGGGGATCACCGCGAGCCTCAGCGGCAGCGCCACCGACCGGCTGATCTCCATTCTCGGCCTGCTCTACGAGCAAATCGCCGAGGATCGCACGACCCGCGAGCTGACGCGGCTCGTCATTGCGGAAGGACACCGGTTCCCCGACCTGATCGACCGCCACCACGATCAGTTCATTGAGCCGATCATCACCAAGGTCGACTCTCTCATTCTAGAGGGTGTGGCGTCAGGGGAGTTTCGCGAAGTTCCGGTGGAATTCTCCGATATCGTGGTCGCACCTATCCTGACGACGACAGTTCTGCGGCTGATATTCGACGACCGCCGCGTGCCCACTCCCAATAAGGAGGCCTTCCTGCGGGCCTATTTCGACCTGCTGCTCAATGGCCTGCTTGCCAAACCTCACTGATCGCCGAATGACGAAAAATACCGCGCCAGGCACGTAGCTTTTCTCAAGTTTTTATGTGAAAACATCGAGTTAGCGATGCCTTCGAAGGCACGACCTCAATTCGCGACGGAAAAAGTGGAACGCAAAGTCAATCTCAAGGATGTCGCGCGCGACGCGGACGTGTCGCTGAGCACGGCCTCGCACGCGCTCAACGGAACCGCGCCGCTGACGATCGAGGTGCGCGAAAGGGTTCTGGATTCAGCTAAACGCCTGGGTTACCTCGACCGCCGGAGGAAGAAGGCGACGATTGCGGCCTTGCGCGTCCTGCTTCTTGCGATTCCCGACGATGCCGCACCGGAGAGCGATCTCAATCTGGTGAGCTGGACGATCCTCAACGGTCTTCGCAGGGAGTGCGAACGCCGCGGCATCAGGATCGTACCCTTCGTCAGCACCGGCCGGCGTATCGACGGCGCTCAGGTCAGGCAGATCGCGCTCTCGGAACGTGCCGACGGCATCGTGGTCCTGAACGATGATCAGCCGGAACTGATCCGAAGCCTCGCCTCCCCTGATATGCCTGTTGTCATCGTCAACGGAGAAGACCCCGCCATGCTGGTCGATACGGTCACCCCCGAAAACCGCTTCGGAGCGCGGCTCGGCATCGAGCACCTGCTGGCGCTCGGGCATCGCCGCATCCTGCATCTGACCTGGAAGGGCCGCACGACGATCCAGCGCCGATATGACGGCTTTTCCGACGCCTATCTTGCCGCCCAGCTTCCGGTGCCTGACGATATGATCGTCGAGGCCGAGGGATATGAGCCCAGACACGGCGAGGCTGCCATCAACGCGCTGCTCGACCGCGATCCCACGGTGAAAGGCGCGACCGCCGTCTTCTGCGCGGCCGACAATCTGGCGCTCGGCTGCCTGAAGGCATTGGCCGATCGTGACATACGCGTGCCGGAAGCGATTTCGGTCCTGGGGTTCGACGATATCGTCCCCGGCGAATTCAGCCGTCCACCGCTTTCGACGGTCAGCGTTCCCACAGACAGGCTCGGGGCTGCCGCTTTGGCGCTCATCGAACAGAGGCTGATCGCCAACGATCCGCAGCGGCCGGCCCATCGCCTGGAACTCGGATGCCATCTCGTCTTGCGTGGCAGCATCGCGGCGCCGCGCTCCTAGAGCATGATGTTGTCCGAAAACCTTCACACTTTTCGGCGTCCTTCTTTATCGCAAACGCTCGGCCCGCAGGCGCGTATCGCGCGGGCTTTCTCCAAAGGCGCTGCGGTAGATAATAGAGAACCTGCCGGCATGAGAAAAACCCCACATCGCGCAGATTTCGCGGACGGATCGCTGATTCATCGGGTCCCGCAACTGGTCGCGGGCTGCTTGCAGCCTGATCGTGCGCAAGTAACCGCCCGGTGAAGTTCCCCGGAAGGCCCTGAAACCCGTTTGCAGCGCACGAAGCGAAACACCGACACCATCGGCAACCATCGTCATGGTGAGGGGCTCTGCGATATTGGCGTGCATATAGTCGATAGCACGCCGGACATGCCACGGCGCGATCAAACACACTTTCTGTTTTTCCAAATGGTCGGAAAGACGGTGGCGGCCAAAACGGATCACGAGGTTAGCAAGCGTTTCGCTCATCGCCGCCAAGGCGAGAGGTGAAGACAGAAGTGGACCGCCATTGCGCATGCCCTGCACGATCGTCTGCACCAGGCTGCCGATAAGCTGGCCCGACGGCGTTGCGAGATCCACAACCGGCTCAAGGTCAAGCGAGTCGAGGATCGGCATTTCCACCAGTGAAACGAGCATTCGCCTCACAACTTTCCAGTCCAGAAAGAGGGCGTCCGAGCAGTGCGGGCCGCCTTGAATGAGACGATCGCCAGCCTCGTGGTTGTTGGCCATGAGGAGACGACCTGGCCCACTTTCAACCACCGTCTTTCCAATGGAAAGCCGGAAGGATCCCGAGTGCGGAATGTAAAACGCAAGGTGTTGCGGCGTCTCATCTAGCGTCCGACTTGTCCAGGAACTCTGATAAACCGAATGAAGCACCGTAAATGCCTCACTTGTTCGCAAGTCCGCGGCCCAGGCAAAGGCCCGATCGTTGCTCAACGGCTTCGCGCCAAACACCCCGTAGCCCGCCGAATAGGCGCGAACCATCGACTCGAAGTCAGTGCCTTCATGGGTTGGCGCAAACCCATATACTTCACGCTCGGGAGCGCACACCGTATTTTCGGATCTCAACGATATCTGCAACTCGGTTGTTTCCCTTTCCACACCCCGACCGGCTAACCGCCTCAAGCGCTCCATCTCGTTTGAGATCGCCGCAACGCTGATATCGTGCCTTCCAAACGCTTGGGGCACGATCACCTCCACCTTATTGCTGTCATCCCGGCTGGCCTGGCCAACCTCGATGAAGTAAGCAGGGCCGGCAAACCGGGGATCGAATTCCCTGTTTGACAGAAGCAGAATGCCCTCCCAATGTGGTTCACACTCATAGTGTAAATCAAAACGAACCGAAAATGAAGTATGATCCTTTAAACCATGTTGCCGCGCATTTTTTGCGAGACACGCAACCCGTGCGCGTAGCATCCCGCAACGAGCGCGACCTGTTGCGGCTGATCTGGAAGTCTCCGGGGATCGAACGCTCCGACCTGACAGAGCCGCTCGATCTCACCCAGCAAT belongs to Rhizobium indicum and includes:
- a CDS encoding TetR/AcrR family transcriptional regulator; this translates as MAAQKKITRAEQKALRPIQILDAAFEEFVRSGFTGTRVEDIADRVGVTKGTVYVYFETKEKLFEAMINHFSVPFQELLGITASLSGSATDRLISILGLLYEQIAEDRTTRELTRLVIAEGHRFPDLIDRHHDQFIEPIITKVDSLILEGVASGEFREVPVEFSDIVVAPILTTTVLRLIFDDRRVPTPNKEAFLRAYFDLLLNGLLAKPH
- a CDS encoding LacI family DNA-binding transcriptional regulator, which encodes MPSKARPQFATEKVERKVNLKDVARDADVSLSTASHALNGTAPLTIEVRERVLDSAKRLGYLDRRRKKATIAALRVLLLAIPDDAAPESDLNLVSWTILNGLRRECERRGIRIVPFVSTGRRIDGAQVRQIALSERADGIVVLNDDQPELIRSLASPDMPVVIVNGEDPAMLVDTVTPENRFGARLGIEHLLALGHRRILHLTWKGRTTIQRRYDGFSDAYLAAQLPVPDDMIVEAEGYEPRHGEAAINALLDRDPTVKGATAVFCAADNLALGCLKALADRDIRVPEAISVLGFDDIVPGEFSRPPLSTVSVPTDRLGAAALALIEQRLIANDPQRPAHRLELGCHLVLRGSIAAPRS
- a CDS encoding helix-turn-helix transcriptional regulator; the protein is MERETTELQISLRSENTVCAPEREVYGFAPTHEGTDFESMVRAYSAGYGVFGAKPLSNDRAFAWAADLRTSEAFTVLHSVYQSSWTSRTLDETPQHLAFYIPHSGSFRLSIGKTVVESGPGRLLMANNHEAGDRLIQGGPHCSDALFLDWKVVRRMLVSLVEMPILDSLDLEPVVDLATPSGQLIGSLVQTIVQGMRNGGPLLSSPLALAAMSETLANLVIRFGRHRLSDHLEKQKVCLIAPWHVRRAIDYMHANIAEPLTMTMVADGVGVSLRALQTGFRAFRGTSPGGYLRTIRLQAARDQLRDPMNQRSVREICAMWGFSHAGRFSIIYRSAFGESPRDTRLRAERLR